In Aureibaculum algae, the following are encoded in one genomic region:
- a CDS encoding pyridoxine 5'-phosphate synthase codes for MTKLSVNINKIATLRNSRGGDTPNLVSVAVDVQEFGAQGITIHPRPDERHIRYQDAYDLKPIVTTEYNIEGNPIKKFIDLVVAIKPTQVTLVPDAINAITSNAGWDTIKNQSFLTEVVAEFKRNGIRTSIFMDPDLGLIEAAVKTGAERIELYTEAFATEYGLGNKEAIKPYVASANLATELGLGINAGHDLSLDNIQFFAKNIPNLLEVSIGHALIAEALYLGLENVVNLYLHKLK; via the coding sequence ATGACAAAATTAAGTGTAAATATTAATAAAATTGCCACATTAAGAAATTCTAGAGGTGGAGATACTCCAAATTTGGTGAGTGTAGCTGTAGATGTTCAGGAGTTTGGAGCACAGGGCATTACCATACACCCAAGACCTGATGAAAGGCATATTAGGTATCAGGATGCATATGATTTAAAACCGATTGTAACTACGGAATATAATATTGAAGGGAATCCTATAAAAAAGTTTATAGATTTAGTAGTCGCTATTAAGCCCACTCAAGTAACCTTGGTGCCAGACGCAATTAATGCCATTACCTCAAATGCTGGTTGGGATACCATTAAAAATCAATCATTTTTAACCGAAGTAGTTGCTGAATTTAAGAGAAATGGAATTAGAACTTCAATTTTTATGGATCCTGACTTGGGTTTAATAGAAGCTGCGGTAAAGACAGGGGCAGAGCGAATAGAACTTTATACAGAAGCTTTTGCAACGGAATATGGATTGGGGAATAAAGAAGCTATAAAGCCATATGTAGCATCTGCGAATTTAGCTACAGAACTAGGTTTAGGGATAAATGCGGGTCATGACTTAAGTCTAGATAATATTCAGTTTTTTGCTAAAAACATACCTAATTTATTAGAAGTATCAATTGGGCATGCTCTAATAGCTGAAGCCTTATATTTAGGATTAGAGAATGTAGTAAACTTATATTTACATAAATTAAAATAA